A window from Streptomyces sp. NBC_00335 encodes these proteins:
- a CDS encoding DUF3224 domain-containing protein → MPTPTHTTTATPAPTANGFTFKDWEEHPVGPQGVFPRLAQATVTNAFTGALTAPETTCAYTVAYTGESAGTFSGMELVTGTVDGREGAFVLEERGSFDATGTRCRFTVVPGSGTGGLTGLGGSGSFAHRYGDTSVEYAFDYAFTDADVDADAAKPAAADQSA, encoded by the coding sequence GTGCCCACGCCCACGCACACCACCACGGCGACGCCCGCACCCACCGCCAACGGCTTCACCTTCAAGGACTGGGAGGAGCACCCGGTCGGCCCGCAAGGCGTCTTCCCCCGCCTGGCCCAGGCCACGGTCACCAACGCCTTCACCGGCGCCCTCACCGCCCCCGAGACGACCTGTGCCTACACCGTGGCCTACACGGGGGAGAGCGCCGGCACCTTCAGCGGCATGGAGCTGGTCACCGGCACCGTGGACGGCCGCGAAGGCGCCTTCGTCCTGGAGGAACGCGGCAGCTTCGACGCCACCGGTACCCGGTGCCGCTTCACCGTGGTCCCCGGCTCCGGCACCGGCGGCCTGACCGGTCTCGGCGGCTCGGGCTCCTTCGCCCACCGCTACGGCGACACCTCGGTGGAGTACGCCTTCGACTACGCGTTCACGGATGCGGATGTGGATGCGGATGCGGCCAAGCCCGCGGCCGCGGATCAGTCGGCGTAG
- a CDS encoding helix-turn-helix transcriptional regulator, with amino-acid sequence MRADRLLSLLLLLQNRGRMTAPELAAELEVSVRTVYRDVEALGASGIPVHADRGPAGGFRLVDGYRTRLTGLTDAQAGSLFLAGAPGPARDLGLGADLTAAQLKLQAALPAELAGRARRIQQRFHLDAPAWFRDADPVPHLAQIAEAVWEQRILSTHYRRWSGAVHRALWPLGLVLKGGIWYLVARAAGPVAVEPGEAGTAPVLTPVLAPVPAPAPEETGSSVRTYRVGRFLAVESSGEHFERPDGFELAAYWEESARRLEAATRRSTAVVRISPRARRLLPMWFGAAGVRALATAGPPDAEDWEVVELAVESGSVAVGDLLRLGADAEVLGPPELRRALADAVAELAGRYR; translated from the coding sequence ATGCGCGCCGACCGGCTCCTTTCCCTCCTCCTGCTGCTCCAGAACCGCGGCCGGATGACCGCCCCCGAGCTCGCCGCCGAACTGGAGGTCTCCGTCCGTACGGTGTACCGGGACGTCGAGGCGCTCGGCGCCTCCGGGATCCCCGTCCACGCCGACCGCGGGCCGGCCGGCGGATTCCGCCTCGTCGACGGCTACCGGACCCGGCTCACCGGCCTGACGGACGCCCAGGCCGGCTCCCTGTTCCTCGCCGGCGCCCCCGGCCCCGCCCGCGACCTCGGCCTCGGCGCGGACCTCACCGCCGCCCAGCTGAAGCTCCAGGCCGCCCTCCCCGCCGAACTCGCCGGCCGGGCCCGCCGGATCCAGCAGCGCTTCCACCTCGACGCGCCCGCCTGGTTCCGCGACGCCGACCCCGTACCGCACCTCGCGCAGATCGCCGAGGCGGTCTGGGAGCAGCGGATCCTGAGCACCCACTACCGCCGCTGGAGCGGCGCCGTCCACCGTGCGCTGTGGCCGCTCGGACTGGTACTCAAGGGCGGTATCTGGTATTTGGTCGCCCGGGCGGCGGGGCCGGTGGCGGTGGAGCCCGGGGAGGCCGGGACCGCTCCCGTCCTCACTCCCGTCCTCGCGCCCGTTCCCGCTCCCGCTCCCGAGGAGACCGGGAGCTCCGTGCGGACCTACCGGGTGGGGCGGTTCCTCGCCGTGGAGAGCTCCGGGGAGCACTTCGAACGCCCCGACGGCTTCGAACTCGCCGCGTACTGGGAGGAGTCAGCCCGCCGCCTGGAGGCGGCCACGCGCCGCAGCACCGCCGTCGTACGGATCTCCCCGCGCGCCCGGCGCCTGCTGCCGATGTGGTTCGGGGCGGCGGGCGTCCGCGCCCTCGCCACCGCGGGTCCGCCCGACGCGGAGGACTGGGAGGTCGTGGAACTCGCCGTCGAGTCCGGCTCCGTGGCCGTCGGCGACCTGCTCCGCCTCGGCGCGGACGCCGAGGTGCTCGGCCCGCCGGAGCTCCGCCGGGCCCTCGCGGACGCGGTGGCCGAGCTGGCCGGGCGGTACCGATGA
- a CDS encoding S26 family signal peptidase produces MGMLDVQADRVRAGATVEFRPTGTSMVPLVRSRQRVRVAPAQPALLEPGDIVLARVSGTVYLHLVTAVDTARRRVQTSNNRGRVNGWTGHDRVFGICLAVDDVPRPGAAAKVRAAGSAGAPGASGTRGPG; encoded by the coding sequence ATGGGAATGCTCGACGTCCAGGCAGACCGTGTCCGCGCGGGCGCGACGGTGGAGTTCCGGCCCACCGGCACGTCCATGGTCCCGCTCGTCCGCAGCCGGCAACGCGTCCGGGTCGCCCCGGCGCAACCGGCCCTGCTCGAACCGGGCGACATCGTGCTGGCCCGGGTGTCCGGCACGGTGTACCTGCACCTCGTCACGGCCGTGGACACCGCGCGCCGCCGGGTCCAGACCTCCAACAACCGCGGCCGAGTCAACGGCTGGACCGGCCACGACCGCGTCTTCGGCATCTGCCTCGCGGTGGACGACGTGCCCCGCCCCGGAGCGGCGGCCAAGGTCCGCGCGGCCGGGTCGGCGGGGGCGCCCGGAGCATCCGGCACACGGGGCCCCGGTTAG
- a CDS encoding adenylate kinase, which yields MQRVLVVGISGAGKSTLARELGRLLALPYHEMDELHFSGPGWAVSPSYVADLARIAEGDRWILDSHGPEAAREVLWRRADTVVWLDQPRRTVMRRVLLRSLRRSLLRERLFGGNRERWREWVLADHPAWWAWSQYGARRAEIGGLAGDPRFAPLRVVRLRSPKAAETWLRAQRPAGRPPST from the coding sequence ATGCAACGCGTTCTCGTGGTCGGCATCAGCGGAGCCGGCAAGTCCACCCTGGCCCGGGAGTTGGGGCGGCTGCTCGCGCTGCCGTACCACGAGATGGACGAGCTCCACTTCTCCGGGCCGGGGTGGGCCGTCAGCCCGTCCTACGTCGCCGACCTCGCGCGGATCGCGGAGGGCGACCGGTGGATCCTCGACTCCCACGGGCCCGAGGCCGCGCGCGAGGTCCTGTGGCGGCGGGCCGACACCGTGGTGTGGCTGGACCAGCCGCGCCGTACCGTCATGCGCCGGGTGCTGCTGCGCTCGCTGCGCCGGAGCCTGCTGCGGGAGCGGCTGTTCGGCGGCAACCGGGAGCGGTGGCGGGAGTGGGTCCTCGCCGACCACCCCGCGTGGTGGGCCTGGTCCCAGTACGGGGCCCGGCGTGCGGAGATCGGCGGGCTGGCCGGCGACCCGCGGTTCGCTCCGCTGCGGGTGGTACGGCTGCGCTCCCCGAAGGCCGCCGAAACCTGGCTGCGGGCTCAGCGACCGGCCGGGCGGCCGCCCAGCACGTAG
- a CDS encoding MerR family transcriptional regulator, which yields MFTIGDFAKHGRVSVRMLRHYDALGLLHPARVDPASGYRYYEAGQLARLNRVIALKELGFSLEQVGSILDELVSAEELRGMLRLRQAELESAMAAAAARLTQVETRLRIIENEGTMSSIDIVVKSLPPVRLAELSGVAGSYEGQDIGPVIGPLYDELCRLVEAAGVTPTAPGIAYYEDAGDAERPGSVLVHAGLPVASSVRAEDLGGEVRIVVLPAVERAATVVHRGSMDSVLPTSQALAQWIDANGERSAGYAREVSLACPEDRDQWVTELQEPLGA from the coding sequence ATGTTCACCATCGGAGACTTCGCCAAGCACGGCCGGGTATCGGTCCGCATGCTGCGTCACTACGACGCCCTCGGACTGCTGCACCCGGCCCGTGTCGACCCCGCCAGCGGCTACCGCTACTACGAGGCCGGGCAGCTCGCCCGCCTCAACCGTGTCATCGCGCTCAAAGAGCTCGGCTTCAGCCTGGAACAGGTGGGGTCGATACTCGACGAGCTGGTGAGCGCGGAGGAGCTGCGCGGCATGCTGCGGCTGCGGCAGGCGGAACTGGAATCGGCCATGGCCGCCGCGGCGGCCCGGCTGACCCAGGTCGAGACGAGGCTCCGGATCATCGAGAACGAGGGAACCATGTCTTCCATCGACATCGTCGTGAAGAGCCTTCCGCCCGTCCGCCTCGCCGAGTTGAGCGGGGTCGCGGGCAGCTACGAGGGGCAGGACATCGGCCCGGTCATCGGCCCGCTCTACGACGAGCTGTGCCGCCTCGTCGAGGCCGCCGGTGTCACGCCGACCGCCCCGGGTATCGCGTACTACGAGGACGCCGGCGACGCGGAGCGGCCGGGCTCCGTCCTGGTCCATGCCGGGCTGCCGGTGGCCTCCTCCGTGCGCGCGGAGGACCTCGGGGGCGAGGTGCGGATCGTCGTGCTGCCCGCCGTCGAGCGGGCGGCGACGGTCGTGCACCGGGGTTCGATGGACTCCGTCCTGCCGACCTCGCAGGCCCTGGCCCAGTGGATCGACGCGAACGGGGAGCGCTCCGCCGGCTACGCCCGTGAGGTGTCCCTGGCCTGCCCAGAGGACCGGGACCAGTGGGTCACCGAACTCCAGGAGCCGCTCGGCGCCTGA
- a CDS encoding MFS transporter, translating to MTEAPAPGNEPQSPEPKHPPGHAHHPGSGSGPDPASAPAPVPAPAPVPDPAPVPDPGSGPDSVAGWRGWGAVGAVALGIFCLITSELLPVGLLTPVGADLGVSDGTAGLMVTVPGLVAGLCAPLVTVGAGRLDRRWVLVVLIALMAVANLIAAVAQDFGVLLAARLLVGVSVGGFWAIAGGLAVRLVPAHHVGRATALVFGGVPTASVLGVPAGTLLGELGGWRFAFAAVGGLGVLTLAALLLLLPPLPPTRTITFAQLPALLRRNRAVRAGVAVTFLVVTGQFAAYTFVRPILQDVSGVNAAYVSTLLLGYGVAGVAGNFLAGARDPYRTLFTVSASLTVILALIALVPGAVAGTVLLLAWGLVYGGVSVSLQSWMIKAAPDDAEAASSLMVAMFNLAIAAGALSGGLAVDGISVPAAPLAGAALMALAAVTVRVTSTSRTAAHAVMGAGAPAAAGVRDASPADRR from the coding sequence ATGACCGAAGCCCCCGCGCCCGGCAACGAACCCCAGTCCCCGGAGCCGAAGCACCCGCCGGGCCACGCACACCACCCCGGATCGGGTTCCGGTCCGGACCCGGCCTCGGCTCCGGCCCCCGTGCCGGCTCCGGCCCCCGTGCCGGACCCGGCCCCCGTGCCGGACCCGGGCTCGGGTCCCGACTCCGTCGCCGGGTGGCGCGGATGGGGAGCCGTCGGGGCGGTGGCGCTCGGGATCTTCTGCCTCATCACCTCCGAGTTGCTGCCCGTGGGCCTGCTCACCCCCGTGGGCGCCGACCTCGGTGTGTCCGACGGCACCGCCGGGCTCATGGTCACCGTGCCGGGGCTGGTCGCGGGGCTCTGCGCGCCCCTCGTCACCGTCGGCGCCGGCCGCCTCGACCGGCGGTGGGTGCTGGTCGTGCTGATCGCCCTGATGGCCGTCGCCAACCTGATCGCCGCCGTGGCGCAGGACTTCGGGGTGCTGCTGGCCGCCCGGCTGCTCGTAGGGGTCAGCGTCGGCGGCTTCTGGGCCATAGCCGGCGGCCTCGCCGTCCGCCTCGTCCCCGCCCACCACGTAGGCCGGGCCACCGCGCTCGTCTTCGGCGGAGTCCCCACCGCCTCGGTGCTCGGAGTCCCCGCCGGCACCCTGCTCGGCGAACTCGGCGGCTGGCGCTTCGCCTTCGCGGCCGTGGGCGGGCTCGGAGTCCTCACCCTGGCCGCACTGCTCCTGCTGCTCCCGCCGCTGCCCCCGACCCGGACCATCACCTTCGCCCAGCTCCCCGCCCTGCTGCGGCGCAACCGCGCGGTCCGGGCCGGGGTCGCCGTCACCTTCCTGGTGGTGACGGGGCAGTTCGCGGCCTACACGTTCGTACGGCCGATCCTGCAGGACGTGTCCGGGGTGAACGCCGCCTACGTGAGCACCCTCCTCCTCGGGTACGGAGTCGCGGGCGTGGCGGGCAACTTCCTGGCGGGAGCGCGCGACCCGTACCGCACGCTGTTCACCGTCAGTGCCTCCCTCACCGTGATCCTGGCGTTGATCGCCCTGGTGCCGGGAGCGGTCGCCGGGACGGTGCTCCTGCTGGCCTGGGGGCTGGTGTACGGCGGGGTCTCGGTCAGCCTCCAGAGCTGGATGATCAAGGCCGCACCGGACGACGCGGAGGCCGCTTCCTCGCTGATGGTGGCGATGTTCAACCTGGCGATCGCCGCGGGCGCGTTGTCCGGCGGTCTCGCGGTCGACGGCATCTCGGTTCCCGCGGCCCCGCTGGCCGGAGCCGCCCTGATGGCCCTGGCCGCCGTCACCGTCCGGGTCACCTCGACCTCCCGCACGGCCGCGCACGCGGTCATGGGCGCGGGCGCGCCGGCCGCCGCCGGTGTTCGCGACGCTTCACCTGCCGACCGGCGGTAA
- a CDS encoding peptidoglycan-binding protein, with translation MPDDDRLLVRPYVAPSGPLPGSSGPAWPEESGRMTVPTRFGPPAEAPGSPRVPVWESVPSRQAVPSAAPAGERRGSRLPLLGLALLALGAAGALAFLLRGPDREPPRAVVPPGLSVPVLPARSPGAGEESAPAVESVRPPEPAAPSATAPTGAVQPPAGPSADPSRDPKPTGPARRRPTPDGDGTLRPGDRGAEVLALQERLHAQGFTYVSLTGVYDEQTRRGVHQLQQNRSIKGDPPGIYGPATRAAFDIED, from the coding sequence GTGCCCGACGACGACCGCTTGCTCGTACGCCCCTACGTGGCCCCCTCGGGCCCGCTGCCCGGTTCCTCCGGGCCCGCCTGGCCCGAGGAGTCCGGGCGGATGACCGTACCGACGCGCTTCGGGCCGCCCGCCGAGGCGCCCGGGTCTCCTCGCGTACCCGTGTGGGAATCCGTTCCCTCACGGCAGGCCGTACCCTCGGCGGCCCCCGCCGGCGAACGGCGCGGCAGCCGCCTGCCGTTGCTCGGACTCGCCCTGCTCGCACTCGGGGCGGCGGGGGCCCTCGCGTTCCTCCTGCGCGGCCCCGACCGGGAGCCGCCGCGCGCCGTGGTCCCGCCGGGCCTGTCGGTGCCGGTCCTCCCCGCGCGCAGCCCGGGGGCGGGCGAGGAGTCCGCCCCGGCCGTGGAGTCCGTACGCCCGCCCGAGCCCGCAGCCCCGTCGGCGACGGCTCCGACCGGCGCCGTCCAGCCCCCTGCCGGCCCTTCGGCGGATCCGAGCCGGGACCCGAAGCCGACGGGCCCGGCGCGCAGGCGCCCGACGCCGGACGGGGACGGGACCCTGCGCCCGGGTGACCGCGGTGCCGAGGTGCTCGCCCTGCAGGAACGGCTCCACGCGCAGGGGTTCACGTACGTCTCCCTCACCGGGGTGTACGACGAGCAGACCCGGCGCGGAGTCCACCAGCTCCAGCAGAACAGGAGCATCAAGGGCGACCCGCCGGGCATCTACGGACCGGCCACCCGCGCGGCCTTCGACATCGAGGACTGA
- a CDS encoding SDR family oxidoreductase, with protein sequence MSRRPVTIVTGGSRGIGAATCVRLAADGHDLVLGYLRDEAAAEATAELVREAGGRCVTVRGDTSEECGVERLFDIAGAELGAVTGLVNNAGVTGTPGRLADIRVEDLRRVLDVNLLGYLLCCRRAARDMAESGGGAIVNVSSAAATLGSPGRYVHYAATKAATDTLTLGLAKELGPDGIRVNAVAPGIIDTDMHAAMGDPDRPALAAAEIPLGRAGQPAEVAAAISWLLSADAAYTTGTVMRVAGGR encoded by the coding sequence ATGTCACGTCGTCCGGTCACCATCGTCACCGGAGGCAGTCGCGGTATCGGCGCCGCCACGTGCGTCCGGCTCGCCGCGGATGGGCACGATCTCGTCCTCGGCTACCTCCGCGACGAGGCGGCGGCCGAGGCCACCGCCGAGCTTGTGCGGGAGGCCGGAGGCCGGTGTGTGACCGTGCGCGGTGACACCTCCGAGGAGTGCGGCGTGGAGCGGCTCTTCGACATCGCCGGAGCCGAGCTCGGGGCGGTGACCGGACTGGTCAACAACGCCGGAGTGACCGGCACCCCGGGCCGCCTCGCCGACATCCGGGTCGAGGACCTGCGGCGCGTGCTCGACGTGAATCTCCTCGGATACCTGCTCTGTTGCCGCCGGGCCGCCCGCGACATGGCCGAGTCGGGCGGCGGGGCGATCGTCAACGTCTCCTCCGCGGCCGCCACCCTCGGCAGTCCCGGCCGCTACGTGCACTACGCCGCGACGAAGGCCGCCACCGACACCCTGACCCTGGGCCTCGCCAAGGAGTTGGGCCCGGACGGCATCCGGGTCAACGCCGTGGCCCCGGGCATCATCGACACCGACATGCACGCCGCCATGGGTGACCCCGACCGCCCGGCGCTCGCGGCGGCCGAGATCCCGCTCGGCCGGGCCGGGCAGCCGGCGGAGGTGGCCGCGGCGATCTCCTGGCTGCTGTCCGCGGACGCCGCGTACACGACCGGTACGGTCATGCGCGTCGCCGGCGGGCGCTGA
- a CDS encoding ArsR/SmtB family transcription factor — MVASPAASDESSGQDIELDTAALRVLAHPLRLNVLTLLRERGPSTATRIADELGINPGAASYHLRRLGAGGLIVEEPGRGTGRERWWKSAHRQSIHDPASAPAEQREAGRAYAQAVALAAADRLRRAAHEVPLLPREWLDVATYSDFLLYLTPGDVDRMRAEIFQVISRYRHGADEAPEGSSPVALQVQAFPVPGTAQPSASGA, encoded by the coding sequence ATGGTCGCTTCCCCTGCCGCATCCGACGAGTCATCGGGACAGGACATCGAGCTCGACACGGCTGCCCTGCGCGTACTCGCCCACCCGTTGCGTCTGAACGTCCTCACCCTCCTGCGCGAGCGCGGTCCCTCCACCGCCACCCGGATTGCCGACGAACTCGGCATCAACCCCGGCGCGGCCAGCTACCACCTGCGGCGCCTAGGGGCGGGCGGGCTCATCGTGGAGGAGCCAGGGCGCGGCACCGGACGCGAGCGGTGGTGGAAGTCCGCCCATCGCCAGTCGATCCACGATCCCGCGTCCGCGCCCGCCGAACAGCGCGAGGCCGGGCGTGCGTACGCGCAGGCGGTCGCCCTCGCCGCGGCGGATCGCTTGCGCAGGGCCGCGCACGAGGTACCGCTGCTGCCTAGGGAATGGCTCGACGTCGCCACGTACAGCGACTTCCTCCTGTACCTGACCCCGGGCGACGTGGACCGGATGCGGGCCGAGATCTTCCAGGTGATCTCGCGATATCGCCATGGAGCGGACGAGGCGCCCGAAGGGTCCTCTCCGGTGGCGCTCCAAGTGCAGGCGTTTCCGGTACCGGGTACGGCCCAGCCGTCGGCGTCCGGCGCGTGA
- a CDS encoding MFS transporter, with product MAASVSARPAHRDANVLRWLGAYTASVAGDVVYFLALSWAAVRVGGPSQVGLVVAAGALPRAVLMLGGGVVADRFGPRRVAVISDAVRCAVIIAAAAALASASPNLWLLVAVALVFGVVDAVFMPAVGALPPLITAPAQLARVQGMRGLSIRLSNTVGPLLAAAVLVIGGAAGGFTAAGILFALSLATLLTVRTAPSAQASQRASAWRELGDGLRYVRRHRMLVPLVALIGLGEMCFSGPVATGLVLLADERGWGASGMGWIASAFSIGGAASALLLTVSTRIPCAGRAMCAALLVTAAGAAALGQVSSLSVAVALGSLIGLTSGFTATVTGALLQTATEPRYLGRVTSVTTLCTLGLAPVLFPAVGVTVELWGAGVLFLGCGAICLLAAALGLAVPVTRRAELLVPKSE from the coding sequence ATGGCGGCGTCCGTGTCCGCGCGGCCCGCCCACCGGGACGCCAACGTCCTGCGCTGGCTCGGCGCGTACACCGCTTCGGTCGCGGGCGACGTCGTGTACTTCCTCGCGCTGTCCTGGGCCGCCGTACGCGTCGGGGGGCCGTCGCAGGTGGGCCTGGTGGTCGCTGCCGGGGCGCTTCCCCGTGCGGTGCTCATGCTCGGCGGTGGTGTGGTGGCCGACCGGTTCGGGCCGCGCCGGGTTGCCGTCATCAGTGACGCGGTCCGCTGTGCGGTGATCATCGCGGCTGCCGCGGCACTTGCGTCGGCATCGCCGAACCTGTGGTTGCTGGTCGCTGTCGCGTTGGTCTTCGGCGTGGTCGACGCGGTGTTCATGCCGGCGGTGGGCGCGCTCCCGCCGCTCATCACGGCACCCGCACAGCTCGCCAGGGTCCAGGGGATGCGCGGGCTGTCGATCCGGCTGAGCAACACGGTCGGGCCCCTTCTGGCAGCAGCCGTTCTGGTGATCGGCGGTGCGGCCGGTGGGTTCACGGCCGCAGGCATCCTCTTCGCCCTCTCGCTCGCGACCCTGCTCACCGTGCGGACCGCTCCTTCGGCGCAGGCATCTCAACGCGCCTCCGCCTGGCGCGAGCTGGGTGACGGACTGCGCTACGTCCGCCGCCACCGGATGCTCGTCCCGCTGGTCGCGCTGATCGGGCTGGGCGAGATGTGCTTCAGCGGACCGGTGGCCACCGGCTTGGTACTCCTGGCCGACGAGCGCGGCTGGGGCGCCTCGGGCATGGGCTGGATCGCGAGCGCGTTCAGCATCGGAGGCGCGGCCTCGGCCTTGCTGCTCACCGTCTCGACCCGGATACCGTGCGCCGGGCGGGCGATGTGCGCGGCGCTGCTCGTCACTGCCGCGGGAGCGGCCGCCTTGGGGCAGGTGTCCTCGCTGTCCGTCGCCGTCGCGCTCGGTTCCCTGATCGGGCTGACCAGCGGGTTCACGGCCACCGTCACCGGCGCGCTGCTCCAGACGGCGACGGAGCCCCGCTACCTCGGACGGGTCACTTCCGTGACGACCCTGTGCACGCTGGGCCTTGCCCCCGTGCTCTTCCCCGCGGTCGGCGTCACGGTGGAGCTGTGGGGAGCGGGCGTGCTCTTCCTCGGATGCGGCGCGATCTGCCTGCTCGCAGCAGCACTGGGCCTCGCCGTCCCCGTGACCCGACGAGCCGAACTCCTCGTGCCCAAGTCCGAGTAG
- a CDS encoding LacI family DNA-binding transcriptional regulator, protein MDAASTATGTATGTGTATGTGTGTPPTLEDVARAAGVSRATVSRVVNGVRNVDPAIQQAVQQAVTATGYVPNRAARSLVTRRSGAVALVVSGAGADTGRVFQDPFFGRVVSGVVRALRPRGVHPVLLFADGEADRAQVLAYLTQGGGDGALLVTTDGRDPLPGLLARAGLPTVLFARPAPGIPLDWVDLRHREGGALAARHLLARGCRRLVAIGGPADVPASRDRLAGFREALAGTAVRVAEADFTLDGGEQAMRALLAERPHLDGVFAANDLMAQGACLVLREHGRRIPEDVAVVGFDDSGAAVASRPRLTTVRQPVEEMAAEMVRLLLDRVSGTAATDPVEVLFDPELVVRDSA, encoded by the coding sequence ATGGACGCAGCGAGCACGGCCACCGGTACGGCCACGGGCACAGGCACGGCCACGGGCACCGGCACCGGCACGCCCCCGACCCTGGAGGACGTGGCCCGCGCCGCCGGGGTGTCCCGGGCCACGGTGTCCCGCGTGGTGAACGGGGTCCGCAATGTGGACCCCGCCATCCAGCAGGCGGTCCAGCAGGCCGTCACCGCGACCGGGTACGTGCCCAACCGCGCGGCCCGATCCCTGGTGACCCGGCGCTCGGGTGCGGTGGCGCTGGTGGTCTCGGGCGCGGGAGCGGACACCGGCCGGGTGTTCCAGGACCCCTTCTTCGGGCGGGTGGTCAGCGGGGTCGTACGGGCCCTGCGCCCGCGCGGTGTGCATCCCGTGCTGCTGTTCGCCGACGGCGAGGCGGACCGCGCGCAGGTGCTCGCGTACCTCACTCAGGGCGGCGGCGACGGGGCCCTGCTCGTCACCACCGACGGCCGCGACCCGCTGCCCGGCCTGCTCGCGCGCGCCGGGCTGCCCACGGTGCTCTTCGCCCGCCCGGCGCCCGGGATCCCGTTGGACTGGGTCGACCTGCGCCACCGCGAAGGCGGGGCGCTGGCCGCGCGGCACCTCCTCGCCCGGGGCTGCCGGCGGCTCGTCGCGATCGGCGGACCGGCGGACGTCCCGGCGAGCCGGGACCGGTTGGCGGGCTTCCGGGAGGCGCTGGCCGGAACGGCGGTACGGGTGGCCGAGGCGGACTTCACGCTGGACGGCGGCGAGCAGGCGATGCGGGCCCTCCTGGCCGAACGCCCGCACCTGGACGGGGTGTTCGCGGCGAACGACCTGATGGCCCAAGGGGCCTGCCTGGTGCTGCGCGAACACGGCCGGCGGATCCCGGAGGACGTGGCGGTGGTCGGCTTCGACGACTCCGGCGCGGCGGTGGCATCCAGGCCCCGCCTGACGACGGTCCGCCAGCCCGTGGAGGAAATGGCGGCGGAGATGGTCCGCCTCCTCCTCGACCGCGTGTCCGGCACGGCGGCGACCGATCCGGTGGAAGTGCTCTTCGACCCGGAACTGGTGGTCCGCGACTCGGCGTGA
- a CDS encoding putative immunity protein encodes MILPKIRDPRFVTIRRGGTLTDPDHHLLALWAASCAEHVLGLFEAARPEDPRPRQAIEHARAWVRGEVTMTQSRAAGGHAMGAARDLRGAARHAAYAAGQAGAVAHVAAHELGAAAYAIKAARAAAPPAEGEAAGRQECRWQRDQLPEAIRELVLDDQRLRNDICWSAFDC; translated from the coding sequence ATGATCCTCCCGAAGATCCGGGACCCCCGCTTCGTGACGATCCGCCGGGGCGGGACCCTCACCGATCCGGACCACCACCTCCTCGCCCTGTGGGCGGCATCCTGCGCGGAGCACGTCCTCGGCCTGTTCGAGGCTGCCCGGCCCGAGGATCCGCGACCGCGTCAGGCGATCGAGCACGCCCGCGCGTGGGTGCGCGGCGAGGTCACGATGACGCAGTCACGCGCGGCGGGCGGCCATGCGATGGGCGCGGCCAGGGACCTGCGCGGTGCGGCACGGCACGCCGCCTACGCCGCCGGCCAGGCCGGGGCCGTCGCCCACGTCGCCGCGCACGAACTCGGGGCGGCCGCCTATGCGATCAAGGCGGCACGCGCTGCCGCACCGCCAGCCGAGGGCGAGGCCGCCGGGCGCCAGGAGTGCCGGTGGCAGCGCGACCAGCTCCCGGAGGCGATCCGCGAACTCGTGCTCGACGACCAGAGGTTGCGCAACGACATCTGCTGGTCGGCCTTCGACTGCTGA